The following are from one region of the Thiocapsa rosea genome:
- a CDS encoding DUF6394 family protein, which produces MNPEKVVFGFFIVLALTLNFGFFVGEIDNPEHHHVWELFVVVLVNLVATVLKFGDRTHMGALLLATSLVAMLQLIGAALIWTIAVHATEAGMTPAVMASIVSLSGGAMIANVVSVVLLVIETFTLRR; this is translated from the coding sequence ATGAACCCCGAAAAGGTCGTCTTCGGATTCTTCATCGTCTTGGCCCTGACCCTGAACTTCGGCTTTTTCGTCGGCGAGATCGACAACCCGGAGCATCATCACGTCTGGGAGCTGTTTGTGGTCGTCCTGGTCAACCTGGTCGCGACCGTGCTGAAGTTCGGCGACCGCACGCATATGGGCGCATTGCTGTTGGCGACCAGCCTGGTCGCCATGCTGCAATTGATCGGTGCGGCACTGATCTGGACGATCGCCGTCCATGCAACCGAGGCCGGCATGACGCCTGCCGTCATGGCCAGCATCGTCTCCTTGAGCGGCGGGGCGATGATCGCCAATGTGGTGTCGGTGGTGCTGCTGGTGATCGAGACCTTTACCCTGCGTCGCTAG
- a CDS encoding ERCC4 domain-containing protein produces the protein MDPSQAFSMRVDDREASSPVLAALRGHPQFRIQVERLPVGDYLIDDSLLFERKTLMDLAASIKDGRLFAQAERLANAGPRGALILEGSTRDLTESRMRREAIQGALVTLTLFFGLPLLRARDPEESARLMLFAARQQRAFARGAIPRHGKRPRGKARLQSHILQGLPRIGPERAKRLIEHFGSIEAVIAADAEALTAVPGIGDAVAESIRWAVREIPAGYIPSARGFFAALHAPRTPGRRCASSP, from the coding sequence ATGGATCCGAGTCAGGCGTTCTCGATGCGTGTGGACGATCGCGAGGCATCAAGCCCCGTCCTCGCGGCCTTGCGTGGTCACCCGCAATTCCGAATCCAGGTCGAGCGCCTCCCGGTCGGCGACTACCTGATCGACGACAGCCTGCTCTTCGAGCGCAAGACGCTGATGGATCTCGCGGCATCGATCAAGGACGGGCGTCTCTTCGCACAGGCCGAACGTCTGGCCAATGCCGGGCCGCGCGGTGCGCTGATCCTCGAAGGCAGCACAAGGGATCTGACCGAGAGCCGCATGCGGCGCGAGGCGATCCAGGGCGCGCTCGTGACCTTGACCTTGTTCTTCGGTCTGCCGCTGCTGCGCGCTCGGGATCCGGAGGAATCCGCCCGGCTGATGCTCTTCGCCGCGCGTCAGCAACGGGCATTCGCCCGAGGCGCAATCCCGCGTCACGGCAAGCGACCACGCGGTAAGGCCAGGCTTCAAAGCCATATCCTCCAAGGGCTGCCGCGGATCGGACCCGAGCGCGCGAAACGACTGATCGAGCACTTCGGCAGCATCGAGGCCGTGATCGCAGCGGATGCCGAGGCATTGACCGCGGTGCCCGGCATCGGCGATGCGGTCGCCGAATCGATCCGCTGGGCGGTCCGAGAGATCCCGGCGGGTTATATACCGAGCGCACGTGGATTTTTTGCCGCATTGCACGCCCCGCGCACGCCGGGCCGGCGTTGCGCCTCCTCGCCGTAG
- a CDS encoding potassium channel family protein: MDNVVYLIMRRMRTPLLVLIGTYAVAMAGMVVIPAQDAAGHPVPTSFFHAFYFVSYMSTTIGFGELPNAFTDAQRIWVSFSVFATVAVWLYAIGTLITLLQDTTFQRAILESRFRRRVRRLREPFYLVCGYGQTGTALVRSLTDRHQRAVAIDIDPQRVNLLKLDNLREYVPSLCADARQPSSLEDAGLRHPLCKGVVALTNVNETNLKIAIAAKLLHPEITVICRADSHEVEANMASFGTDHIYDPFDTFALDMAIAIQSPCLALLSKWLAGYEDQSLDAPIFPPAEGRWVLCGFGRFGKAMYRHLREQGLDLTVIEALPHKTGIPKEGVVHGRGTEAVTLEQAGIGDAVGLVAGTDSDADNLSIIMTALALNRTLFVVARQNHRYNKLLFERVGAQVVMMPSNIIADRIRVRLGTPLLGDLMALARDREDEWACELVSRVVALVDEYAPHVWEIRIDEIEAPALCALDRRGISVSVEQLTRDPRDRDRVLPLIVLLRMDDEERELLPAPDVRVRSGDRLLLCGRADASRTLTWTLRNLNVLDYVLTGNAAPGGLVWRWLARRRARGV; the protein is encoded by the coding sequence ATGGACAACGTCGTCTATCTCATCATGCGGCGGATGCGCACGCCGCTGTTGGTCCTGATCGGGACCTATGCCGTGGCGATGGCCGGTATGGTGGTGATCCCCGCGCAGGATGCGGCCGGTCATCCGGTGCCGACGAGCTTCTTCCATGCCTTTTACTTCGTCAGCTACATGTCGACCACCATCGGGTTCGGCGAGCTGCCGAACGCCTTTACCGATGCACAACGCATTTGGGTCTCCTTCAGCGTGTTCGCCACGGTCGCGGTCTGGCTCTATGCGATCGGAACACTGATCACGCTGCTGCAGGACACGACCTTTCAGCGTGCCATCTTGGAGAGCCGCTTTCGCCGCCGGGTCAGGCGGCTGCGCGAGCCCTTCTACCTGGTCTGCGGCTATGGTCAAACCGGAACCGCCTTGGTGCGCAGCCTGACCGATCGACACCAACGTGCGGTGGCGATCGACATCGATCCGCAGCGGGTGAACCTGCTCAAGCTCGACAACCTGCGCGAATACGTCCCCTCGTTGTGCGCCGATGCCCGACAGCCGTCCAGCCTCGAGGATGCAGGTCTTCGACATCCGCTCTGCAAAGGCGTCGTGGCGCTCACCAACGTCAACGAGACCAATCTCAAGATCGCCATCGCGGCCAAACTGCTGCATCCCGAGATCACCGTCATCTGTCGGGCCGATTCGCATGAGGTCGAGGCCAACATGGCCTCGTTCGGAACGGATCACATCTACGACCCTTTCGATACCTTTGCGCTCGACATGGCCATCGCCATTCAGTCGCCCTGTCTGGCCCTGTTGAGCAAATGGCTGGCCGGTTACGAGGATCAATCGCTCGATGCGCCGATCTTTCCACCGGCCGAAGGACGCTGGGTGCTCTGCGGCTTCGGGCGTTTCGGCAAAGCCATGTACCGCCACCTCAGGGAGCAGGGACTCGACCTCACCGTCATCGAGGCGCTTCCGCACAAGACCGGCATCCCGAAGGAAGGTGTCGTGCACGGGCGCGGCACCGAGGCGGTGACGCTCGAGCAGGCGGGGATCGGCGACGCCGTCGGCCTCGTGGCCGGCACCGACAGCGATGCGGACAACCTCTCGATTATCATGACCGCCCTGGCGCTGAACCGAACCCTGTTCGTCGTGGCACGACAGAATCATCGCTACAACAAGCTCTTGTTCGAGCGCGTCGGGGCGCAGGTCGTGATGATGCCGAGCAACATCATTGCCGATCGTATCCGGGTGCGGCTCGGTACGCCTTTGCTTGGGGATCTCATGGCGCTGGCACGCGATCGCGAGGACGAATGGGCTTGCGAGTTGGTCAGTCGGGTAGTCGCACTGGTCGACGAATACGCGCCTCATGTCTGGGAGATCAGGATCGACGAGATCGAGGCGCCGGCCCTGTGCGCCCTGGATCGGCGCGGCATCTCGGTGAGCGTCGAACAACTTACGCGCGATCCACGCGACCGCGATCGGGTGCTGCCGCTGATCGTCTTGTTGCGCATGGACGACGAGGAGCGCGAGCTGCTCCCCGCGCCGGACGTGCGGGTGCGCAGCGGCGATCGTCTGCTGTTGTGCGGGCGTGCCGATGCGAGTCGCACCCTGACCTGGACGCTGCGAAACCTGAACGTGCTCGACTATGTCCTGACCGGGAACGCAGCCCCGGGCGGACTGGTCTGGCGTTGGCTCGCGCGGCGTCGTGCGCGGGGCGTTTAA
- a CDS encoding hemerythrin domain-containing protein, with protein MYPVMTRLAEDHVRLTKLLDLFEHLLNRFHEGAEPDYELMAEMLEYMDNYSDIVHHPTEDIIFERVLEKGTERHDVFDVLMRQHKALGQLSKRFRESLDGILHEEVLLREDVEAHGRELIGTLRAHKRLEDEEAFPIALERLSEEDWAQIEAQAPTQDDPLFGTLDPARYHALYARLSAETES; from the coding sequence ATGTACCCGGTAATGACTCGACTCGCCGAGGACCACGTCCGTCTCACAAAGCTGCTCGATCTTTTCGAACACCTCTTGAACCGTTTTCACGAGGGCGCGGAGCCTGATTACGAGCTGATGGCCGAGATGCTCGAGTACATGGACAACTACTCCGACATCGTCCATCACCCGACCGAGGACATCATCTTCGAGCGCGTCTTGGAGAAAGGCACCGAGCGCCACGATGTCTTCGATGTCCTGATGCGTCAGCACAAGGCGCTCGGGCAGTTGAGCAAACGCTTTCGCGAATCGCTCGACGGGATCCTCCATGAGGAGGTCTTGCTGCGCGAAGACGTCGAGGCGCACGGGCGCGAGCTGATCGGAACACTGCGTGCCCACAAGCGGCTCGAGGACGAGGAAGCATTTCCCATCGCGCTCGAACGTCTGTCCGAAGAGGATTGGGCACAGATCGAGGCGCAGGCGCCGACCCAGGACGATCCCTTGTTCGGGACCCTGGATCCGGCGCGTTATCACGCGCTCTATGCGCGACTCTCGGCCGAGACGGAGTCATGA
- a CDS encoding argininosuccinate synthase: protein MAQGAIKKVVLAYSGGLDTSVILKWLQEEYGCEVVTFTADIGQGEELEPARAKATAAGVKEIYIDDLREEFVRDFVFPMFRANAIYEGEYLLGTSIARPLIGKRLIEIAAETGADAISHGATGKGNDQVRFELTAYALNPDIKIIAPWREWDLLSREKLMDYAASRGIAVEMKRDGTKSPYSMDANLLHISYEGYDLEDPWVEPGADMWRWSVAPEDAPDQATVIELMFERGDCVGIDGQRMSPAEVLAELNRIGGANGIGRSDIVENRYVGMKSRGCYETPGGTILLKAHRAMESLTLDREAAHLKDELMPRYASLVYNGYWFAPERLMLQAAIDATQEVVNGVVRLRLYKGNVMVVGRKSETNSLFDASIATFEEDAGAYDQKDATGFIRLNALRLRVAGRKNRC, encoded by the coding sequence ATGGCGCAAGGCGCAATCAAGAAGGTGGTATTGGCCTACTCCGGTGGCCTGGATACCTCGGTCATCCTCAAATGGCTTCAGGAGGAATACGGCTGCGAGGTCGTGACCTTCACGGCCGACATCGGCCAAGGCGAGGAGCTGGAGCCGGCGCGCGCCAAGGCCACCGCAGCGGGGGTGAAGGAGATCTATATCGACGATCTGCGCGAGGAGTTCGTGCGCGATTTCGTCTTCCCCATGTTCCGCGCCAACGCCATCTACGAGGGCGAGTATCTGCTCGGCACCTCGATCGCGCGGCCCTTGATCGGCAAGCGGCTGATCGAGATCGCCGCCGAGACCGGTGCCGACGCCATCTCGCACGGCGCGACCGGCAAAGGCAACGACCAGGTGCGTTTTGAACTGACCGCCTATGCGCTGAACCCGGACATCAAGATCATCGCGCCCTGGCGCGAGTGGGATCTGCTCTCGCGCGAGAAGCTGATGGACTATGCGGCAAGCCGCGGGATTGCGGTCGAGATGAAGCGCGACGGCACCAAGTCGCCCTACTCGATGGACGCCAACCTGCTGCACATCTCTTACGAAGGCTACGACCTGGAAGATCCCTGGGTCGAGCCGGGTGCCGACATGTGGCGCTGGAGCGTCGCGCCGGAGGATGCACCGGATCAGGCGACCGTCATCGAGCTGATGTTCGAGCGCGGCGATTGTGTCGGCATCGACGGCCAACGCATGTCCCCGGCCGAGGTCTTAGCCGAGCTCAACCGCATCGGCGGGGCCAACGGCATCGGGCGCAGCGACATCGTCGAAAACCGTTATGTCGGCATGAAGTCGCGCGGCTGCTACGAGACCCCCGGCGGCACCATCCTGCTCAAGGCCCACCGTGCGATGGAATCCTTGACGCTCGACCGCGAGGCCGCGCACCTCAAAGACGAGCTGATGCCGCGGTATGCGAGCCTCGTCTACAACGGCTACTGGTTCGCGCCCGAGCGGCTGATGCTTCAGGCCGCGATCGACGCAACCCAAGAGGTGGTGAACGGCGTCGTGCGCCTGCGGCTCTACAAGGGCAACGTGATGGTAGTCGGTCGCAAATCCGAGACCAACAGCCTGTTCGACGCCTCGATAGCGACCTTCGAGGAGGATGCCGGGGCCTACGATCAGAAGGATGCGACCGGGTTTATTCGGTTGAATGCGCTTCGGTTAAGGGTGGCGGGACGCAAGAACCGCTGCTAA
- a CDS encoding DUF692 domain-containing protein, whose amino-acid sequence MNTAPYPVHGAGLGLRRSFLSALAERPPQAVDFYEIAPENWIGMGGVNARRLRALTERHPFVCHGLSLSIGAPTPLDLHFVRQIKAFLDDHGIRAYTEHLSYCSDDGHLYDLLPIPFTDEAVRHVAGRVRQVQEILERRIALENVSYYGAPGQAMSEIDFINAVLAEADCDLLLDVNNIHVNAVNHGYDPRAFLAALPGERIRYGHIAGHYVEAEDLRVDTHGADVIDPVWELLDLAYAHFGVFPTLLERDFNIPPVDELVREVDRIKTIQQVHAARSARSTADA is encoded by the coding sequence ATGAACACTGCACCCTACCCTGTTCATGGCGCCGGTCTCGGCCTGCGGCGCTCCTTCCTGAGCGCCTTGGCCGAGCGGCCTCCGCAAGCGGTCGATTTCTACGAGATCGCCCCGGAAAACTGGATCGGCATGGGCGGTGTGAACGCGCGCCGCCTGCGCGCGCTGACCGAACGCCATCCCTTCGTCTGTCACGGACTCTCGCTCTCGATCGGTGCCCCGACCCCGCTCGACCTGCACTTCGTCCGGCAGATCAAGGCGTTTCTGGACGACCACGGGATCCGGGCCTACACGGAGCACCTGAGCTACTGCTCCGACGACGGTCACCTCTACGATCTCCTGCCCATCCCCTTTACAGATGAGGCCGTACGGCATGTCGCCGGGCGCGTCCGTCAGGTGCAGGAGATCCTGGAGCGGCGCATCGCCCTTGAGAACGTTTCCTACTACGGCGCACCCGGGCAAGCGATGTCCGAGATCGACTTCATCAACGCCGTGCTGGCCGAGGCCGACTGCGACCTCCTACTCGACGTGAACAACATCCATGTCAATGCCGTCAACCACGGCTATGACCCGCGCGCCTTCCTCGCAGCCCTGCCGGGGGAGCGGATTCGCTACGGCCATATCGCCGGGCATTATGTGGAGGCCGAGGATCTGCGGGTCGACACCCACGGCGCGGATGTCATCGACCCGGTGTGGGAACTGCTGGATCTGGCCTACGCGCACTTCGGGGTCTTCCCCACGCTCTTGGAGCGCGACTTCAACATCCCGCCCGTGGATGAGCTGGTTCGGGAGGTCGATCGGATCAAAACGATCCAACAGGTCCATGCGGCGCGATCGGCGCGGAGCACGGCCGATGCCTAA
- a CDS encoding cupin domain-containing protein yields MNTEIEIKRFENPDDVLDMKEHGGIAIVKMADGTTGMRAIFEPGWTWEVDEKPLLGSPEACPMAHTGYCIFGKLVVRMIASGIETRIGPGDFFEIPPGHDAYVDGNDRVELILFAPPEHRH; encoded by the coding sequence ATGAACACAGAAATCGAGATCAAACGGTTCGAGAACCCCGACGACGTGCTCGACATGAAGGAGCATGGCGGCATCGCCATCGTGAAGATGGCGGACGGCACGACCGGAATGCGAGCGATATTCGAGCCGGGCTGGACATGGGAGGTCGACGAGAAACCGCTCCTCGGCTCTCCGGAGGCATGCCCAATGGCCCATACCGGCTACTGCATCTTTGGCAAACTGGTCGTCCGCATGATCGCGTCAGGCATCGAAACCCGCATAGGTCCCGGTGACTTCTTCGAGATTCCGCCAGGCCACGACGCCTATGTCGACGGGAATGACCGGGTCGAGCTGATTCTGTTCGCCCCACCCGAACATCGGCACTAA
- a CDS encoding gamma-butyrobetaine hydroxylase-like domain-containing protein has protein sequence MDQRARPTEINLHQKSRLLEVTFDDGARFRLPCEYLRVYSPSAEVRGHSPSTAKLQVKKEEVNITDLQQVGSYAVKIFFDDGHKSGLYDWDYLYKLGRAWQPFWFDYLEKIGAAGYTRTAPDPFETMKARGESPSELPDRTGASPTEPAEEPTP, from the coding sequence ATGGATCAGCGCGCTCGACCGACTGAAATCAACCTGCATCAAAAGTCACGCCTCCTTGAGGTGACCTTCGACGACGGGGCACGCTTCAGGCTGCCGTGCGAGTACCTGCGCGTCTATTCGCCGTCTGCCGAGGTCCGCGGCCACTCCCCGAGTACCGCCAAGCTCCAGGTAAAGAAGGAAGAGGTCAACATCACCGACCTGCAGCAGGTCGGCAGTTATGCGGTGAAGATCTTCTTCGACGACGGCCACAAATCCGGCCTCTATGACTGGGACTACCTCTATAAACTGGGGCGGGCCTGGCAGCCGTTTTGGTTCGATTATCTGGAAAAAATCGGCGCGGCCGGCTACACGCGCACGGCACCGGACCCCTTCGAGACCATGAAGGCACGCGGCGAATCCCCGTCCGAGCTGCCTGACCGGACAGGGGCGAGCCCGACCGAGCCCGCGGAGGAGCCGACCCCATGA
- the hemH gene encoding ferrochelatase — MTFVSTPDFRHDTPECLGILLVNLGTPDAPSVPAVRRYLAEFLADPRVVELPRALWLPILHAVILRVRPARSAKAYRAVWAEDGSPLLSIARRQAAAVQTRLSERFVGPVKVALGMRYGNPSIPAALAELRQANARRILVFPLYPQYSGSTTASVFDAVTRELQRWRWLPELRFINQYHDEPAYIDAVAESIRNHWAERGEPERLLFSFHGIPKDYFENGDPYFCHCQKTARLVTDCLGLSSDRWALTFQSRVGFKEWLKPYTDETLKAWGAEGVRSVQVLSPGFSADCLETIEEIDEENRGYFIGAGGKEFSYIHCLNDGAAHIEMMAGLVERHSAGWPEVTQVAADGAALAARHGRAVALGAAA, encoded by the coding sequence ATGACGTTCGTAAGTACCCCTGATTTTCGCCACGATACCCCGGAATGCCTCGGGATCCTGCTCGTCAACCTCGGCACCCCGGATGCGCCGAGCGTGCCGGCCGTTCGCCGCTATCTGGCCGAGTTCCTGGCCGACCCGCGGGTCGTGGAGCTGCCGCGCGCGCTCTGGCTCCCGATCCTGCACGCCGTCATTCTGCGCGTGCGCCCGGCCCGCTCGGCAAAGGCGTACCGAGCGGTGTGGGCGGAGGACGGCTCGCCCCTTCTGAGCATCGCCCGGCGGCAGGCCGCCGCCGTCCAGACCCGTCTGAGCGAGCGGTTCGTCGGACCGGTCAAGGTCGCCTTGGGGATGCGCTACGGCAACCCGTCCATACCCGCCGCCCTGGCCGAGCTTCGCCAAGCCAACGCGCGACGGATCCTGGTCTTTCCGCTCTACCCGCAATACTCCGGATCGACCACGGCCTCCGTGTTCGACGCCGTCACGCGTGAGCTGCAGCGTTGGCGCTGGCTGCCCGAGCTGCGCTTCATCAACCAATATCACGACGAGCCGGCTTATATCGACGCGGTGGCCGAGAGCATCCGCAACCACTGGGCCGAGCGGGGCGAGCCCGAGCGCTTGCTGTTTTCTTTCCATGGGATCCCCAAGGATTATTTCGAGAATGGCGACCCTTACTTCTGCCATTGTCAGAAGACCGCGCGGCTGGTGACCGACTGTCTCGGCCTTTCGTCGGATCGCTGGGCATTGACCTTCCAGTCACGCGTCGGCTTCAAAGAGTGGCTCAAGCCCTATACGGACGAGACGTTGAAGGCATGGGGTGCCGAGGGCGTGCGCTCGGTCCAGGTTTTGTCGCCCGGATTCTCGGCCGATTGCCTGGAAACCATCGAGGAGATCGATGAGGAGAACCGCGGCTATTTCATCGGTGCCGGGGGCAAGGAGTTCAGCTATATCCACTGCCTGAACGACGGCGCCGCGCACATCGAAATGATGGCAGGTTTGGTCGAGCGGCATTCGGCCGGCTGGCCCGAGGTCACGCAGGTTGCGGCCGACGGCGCCGCGTTGGCCGCACGGCACGGCCGCGCTGTCGCGCTCGGGGCTGCGGCTTAA
- a CDS encoding PQQ-dependent sugar dehydrogenase: protein MNRPILIAVLGVLWLPLANCAPVEGPVKPTADVPEAKGWSSEVVADGLEHPWSIAWLPDGSALITERPGRLRILRDGELMAEPVAGLPAVLSHGQGGLMDVALHPDFERNRLVYLTFATGTPDANRTALARGRLDGDRLQDVEVIFENADVKRGGQHFGSRLVWLRDKSLLMSIGDGGNPPTSFEGGNIRDQAQRLETHFGKVLRLTEDGRPHPDNPFVDRKGARSEIYSYGHRNIQGLAIDPASGRVWANEHGSRGGDELNLIEPGKNYGWPEVTYSMEYHGPRVSDETSRPGVVDPLINWTPSKAPSGLAFYTGDRYPGWQGNLFSGALVFGEVRRIVLDGAKVVDEEKLTIGNRVRDVRQGPDGYLYVLIDSGDGSLLRIVPR from the coding sequence ATGAACCGTCCGATCCTGATCGCGGTCCTCGGTGTGCTTTGGCTGCCCCTCGCCAACTGCGCGCCGGTTGAAGGTCCGGTCAAACCCACCGCGGATGTGCCCGAAGCGAAGGGGTGGAGCAGCGAGGTGGTGGCCGATGGACTGGAGCATCCCTGGTCCATCGCCTGGCTCCCGGACGGATCGGCGCTGATCACCGAGCGTCCCGGGCGTCTGCGCATCCTGCGCGATGGTGAACTGATGGCCGAGCCCGTCGCTGGACTGCCCGCGGTGTTGTCCCACGGTCAAGGCGGTCTAATGGATGTGGCCCTGCATCCGGATTTCGAGCGCAACCGACTGGTCTATCTCACCTTCGCGACCGGGACCCCGGATGCCAACCGGACCGCCCTTGCACGCGGGCGACTCGACGGCGACCGGCTGCAAGATGTCGAGGTCATCTTCGAGAACGCCGACGTCAAGCGAGGGGGGCAGCACTTCGGTTCCCGCCTCGTTTGGCTGCGGGATAAGAGCCTGTTGATGAGCATCGGTGACGGCGGCAATCCGCCGACCTCCTTCGAAGGCGGCAACATCCGCGACCAGGCCCAGCGGTTGGAGACCCATTTCGGCAAGGTCCTGAGACTGACGGAAGACGGGCGTCCGCACCCGGACAACCCCTTTGTCGATCGAAAGGGCGCGCGTTCCGAGATCTACAGCTACGGCCACCGCAACATCCAGGGCTTGGCCATCGATCCCGCGAGCGGACGCGTCTGGGCCAACGAGCACGGTTCCCGCGGCGGGGACGAGCTCAACCTGATCGAGCCGGGCAAGAACTACGGCTGGCCCGAGGTCACCTACAGCATGGAATATCACGGGCCACGCGTCTCCGACGAGACCAGTCGCCCCGGGGTGGTCGACCCGCTAATCAACTGGACACCCTCCAAGGCGCCGAGCGGTCTCGCCTTTTACACCGGCGACCGCTATCCCGGATGGCAAGGCAACCTCTTCAGCGGCGCCTTGGTCTTCGGCGAGGTGCGGCGCATCGTCCTGGACGGCGCGAAGGTCGTCGACGAGGAAAAGCTCACCATCGGCAATCGCGTGAGAGACGTCCGGCAAGGGCCGGACGGTTATCTCTACGTGCTGATCGACTCCGGAGATGGGTCCTTGCTGCGCATTGTGCCCCGCTGA
- a CDS encoding low-complexity protein, with amino-acid sequence MNKHTITPAAALVGAAIVGSLGAFGVAQAAGNPFAAQPLEAGYMQLAGADTEGKCGEGKCGGTKDAEGKCGEGKCGADKGTEGKCGEGKCGADKGKDKDGATGSAT; translated from the coding sequence ATGAACAAGCACACCATCACGCCCGCCGCAGCCCTTGTCGGTGCCGCCATCGTCGGCAGCCTCGGCGCCTTCGGCGTTGCCCAGGCCGCCGGCAACCCGTTCGCCGCTCAGCCGCTCGAAGCAGGCTATATGCAGCTCGCCGGTGCCGACACCGAAGGCAAGTGCGGCGAAGGCAAATGCGGTGGAACCAAGGATGCGGAAGGTAAATGCGGCGAGGGCAAGTGCGGTGCCGACAAGGGCACCGAAGGCAAGTGCGGTGAAGGCAAATGCGGCGCCGATAAGGGCAAGGACAAGGACGGCGCAACCGGCAGCGCGACCTAG
- a CDS encoding CoA-binding protein, with product MASNYESFFNLDRFGIVGHTTAKPFPLLSYRRLKAMGKTVYPIDPSTMLVDRDPAYPTLASLPQAVDGLIIEVPKSETVDWVAAAADAGIGHVWIHMAHETPEATALAAEKGINLRTGTCAVMYLNPGMSYHGIHKLIMKLTGKY from the coding sequence ATGGCCTCGAATTACGAAAGCTTCTTCAACCTCGACCGCTTCGGCATCGTCGGACACACCACAGCCAAACCCTTTCCGCTGTTGAGTTATCGGCGCCTGAAGGCGATGGGCAAAACCGTCTATCCGATCGATCCCAGCACCATGCTCGTCGACCGTGATCCCGCGTATCCCACGCTTGCGTCCTTACCCCAAGCCGTCGATGGGCTCATCATCGAGGTGCCGAAGTCCGAGACCGTGGACTGGGTTGCCGCGGCCGCGGATGCCGGCATCGGTCATGTCTGGATCCACATGGCTCACGAGACCCCGGAGGCGACGGCACTCGCCGCGGAGAAAGGCATCAATCTGCGCACCGGGACCTGCGCCGTCATGTATCTGAACCCCGGCATGTCCTACCACGGGATCCATAAGCTCATCATGAAACTGACCGGGAAGTATTGA